tttctatattttaaatttttcattAAACTATTATTTCTGTTGACCagctattattataattattattataatttgtattattcaGGTCGGGGAATTTATCCGCATTAATTACCatacattatgttattatttattgccgattgacattttaattatatatgttttttgtctttatatttattttagcatAAAAATGTACCGATTGGCCTCGATTTtactatatttgttttaaagtcaacATCAGGAATGGGATATCGAATTATTTTGTTTCGTCAAAAGTTGTAGAATTTAAGACACTAAATAGTCCCTCCTGTGACTCTTATTGCGTTGACGCATTCATAACAGGCCCAATTAAAGCCTTTTTATGGACTTTAGTGGATTAATCTCAGggcataaaaataaaacacacacataagatCAGTgaatgttttataataatacCAGAAGCAAACACAACCTCATGTTTTATTGAACATATCAGACAGAGGGTAATATAAGCAGTGGAGGCCTCGAGTATAAACTCATCTTCTAATCGCGGGTCATGACATCCGCTTCGTTTTCTTACCATTAAAATAAAAGccaataaaaagtatttttcatAATATGTATAGATGTCTTTTAACCCGATGTAAGGTGTTTTTTCTAATCTAAATGACCTCTCTTTCGTTTTGAAACACCGTTGCATAAACCCTAAAACGTTGCGTTCAAAGTCAAACCCACGAGGAAACAATATATATCGATTATACTCAGAATATGTTATTGATATAGTTTCCGtcttaatataaaacaatatgaaGGCGAATAGCCTGTAATTCTGCCTGACAACGGAATGAATGCGGGCAGTCGCACCGCGCTGACACGGACTACAGCACCCCGTGGGCGGAGCAGCACTAATACGCTCATAATGAACTCAGCCGAGCCGGTTTACTGCATTAGCGGATGGATACATCATTAGCCGGATTTACTTAACGACAACGAGGAATCTCTCGCGGTCGCGTAAATGAAACGGCCGTCGCTACTTCCTGGTTCCTCTTCTTCGCTTGAAGACACTGTCACGTGTCACGAAACTACATTTTATATCACGGGTGTTATTGTTTGTGTTGAATATTTCATATACATTGCGTTAAATGATTCTATCGTGGCGCgggtaaaacattttaaaaaacaattcccCCCCTCCGCTGGATAGAATGTACACtggctcaagctcctcccctcacTTAGCAACCCGGGCACGTAGCAACGACCGTACCAATGGGCGTTCTTCTCCAGGTTCCACCGACCGCGGTTCCTTAGCAacgcggtaaaaaaaaaaaaactgacgtCCATTCTGTTCTGGAATATTATGGTCTGTCCGGAATTCAGAGTGGCCGCCGCCGGGACTGTaggaaaacataaataatactCTGCTACCGCTAGCCCGAGCTAACGGGAGGTAGCACCGGAGTCAACATGGAGCTGTCCGCCGTCGGGGAGAGGGTGTTCGCGGCCGAGTCGATCATCAAGCGGAGGATCCGGAAGGTAGCTTCCACTCGCACGGCGCCGCACACAACGAGCGTTACTGCCGCCGCCTCGCGAGCTAACGggccggtgtgtgcgtgtgtttctggGCGTTTAGGGTCGCATTGAATACCTGGTGAAATGGAAGGGCTGGTCCCCGAAGTAAGTGCTGCCACGCGCGCGCGCCTCTCGCGTGCTCTCCAGCCCGCCGCGCGGCCGTTAGCTCGGCGAAGCTAGCGGCGCGGCGGCCCGGCGGCCCCCGGGGAGTGCACCGTTCACGATGGAGACCGTGTAGCATGCTAACGACACACGGCCGTGTCCGCGCGGtgcgcgtgcacgtgtgtgtcagCGGTTCGCTTCCTCAACGTAACCCCATGTTTTATTTCTCAGATACAGCACGTGGGAACCGGAGGAGAACATTCTGGACTCCCGCCTGTTTGTCGCTTTCGAGGAGAGGTGACGTGAAGATGTCTGGGCGATGTTTTAGCCCCAATGAATGTTGACATGCATCCAATACACACgaacacacgcgcacgcacgcaccgGGTGCACTTTGCCCCCGCGTGACACTCACCGTGACATGTCCTCGCAGGGAGCGCGAGCGCGAGCTGTACGGGCCCAAAAAGCGAGGACCGAAACCCAAGACCTTCCTGCTCAAGGTACAACATGTCAATGTCGTGAAATGCATTGAATGCTCACACATTAATGACGTCacattcatatattttataatatcaaAACCGTgtgtaatttttttactttactttttttgcAAATTAATTTCGACCTCATTGTattccacctttaaaaaaaaaatacatttcattgcCACATATCAGTCATAACATTCAGGTGTTTTAGTGTTAAGTGTGGCCTGGGTTCAGACTGTCAGGATCACAAACCGTGAACGTTGCTCCTCGATCGACAGTTCACCTTGAACGAAACACACCTGACTGTTGTCACAACATGGGCTCGTGGAATTTCCCCAATAAATACTGCTGATGTCATCGTTAATGCAGTCGTGTATGAGTATAGAGCACATCGTGGGAATAACACAATTAAAGGCTGAATTCCATTTCGCTGCTGAGGTTTCAGGGTCCTGGCATGCTGCCCAAATATATAAGAAGTAAAACAACCTGAGTTAGAATaatcatttttttggggggggggtgattttTTAATAATATCTTCCCTCTTGTATCGTTCCAATAGGCTCAAGATAAACTGAAAGCCCAGTCCTATGAGTTCAGAGGCGTCGGAGTCCGGGGGATGCACATCACCTACCCGGCCCCCGAGCCGGTGGCGCCCCCCCGGGCCAGAGAGGGTCTGAGGGCCGTGGTGCCAAACATCTTTCCTCCCGGCGCCGTCAACCGTGGCCCGGCGCCTTCCCTCCACGGGCCCCAGACAAGTGGCCCGATGCCCACGCCCCGCTTCGAGGGCCACAAGAGGAGAGCggcggaggaggatgaggacgaagaggacgacgaagaggaggaggaggaggagcaggcgaGCGACAGGCCTCACACGCTGGCTGAGCTCCAGGGGGCCGACGAGATGAGGCTCCTCGAGGCGGTCCGCCGACACCCGGAGCCCCACGGTCACAAACGGCACCATcgccacctccaccacacacacaagcgtCCGCACAGAACCGACACGCACAGGACTAAGGACGGCGCCGCCTACCTGGCGCCCGTGCACTTCAAGCACCGGTCCAAAGTGAACCcgagccgccgccccccccctgccgccgccgccgggcccCTCCCGAGGACGGAGAAGCCGTACTTCTTGGACCGGCCGTCCCCGACCCGGCTGGACGGCGTGGACGCGGCGGCGTGGCGGCCCTCCGTCGGCGCCATGGAGACGGTCCTGGTGACGGACGTCACCACCAACTTCCTGACCGTCACCATCAAGGAGAGCAGCAGCTCCAAAGGCTTCTtcagggacatgaagagggcgGCGGGACCCTCGCCTTCCTCACGCTGAGGCTCTTTAGGGCGGAGCGGGATCTGTTGAGCAACGCCATTTTTGTATTTAGTGTATTAAAAAATTACAGAatgtgcatatatattataaagttggacatgttctgtttaatgtGTTGATCAAATTAGGTCCGTCTCACATCTTTTATGATACTTTCTCTAAAGAGCTCGTGGAGTTTTGCAATTTCTAACCTAGaatgtatttttttcacttATCTTCCAGTCTGAGCTAATTTATGAGAAATGATGTTTAGATTAATACATTCAATCTGTGGAGGGATTTATTACTCTATAATTCTAACCAATTAgactgaatatatttatatatatatacatgttcaaTTTATATATACCCCGTTTAATTCAATGGGATTGATATTTAATAATGTACGAAAGCACTTTTAATTCTAAAGTATTACAAAAATAATCCGTTCGTGTTGCATTCAAAGACCCAGTCTAAAGTCTGTAATCTAATTAACAGACTAAGAGTTGTCCCACTGTGTATAACTATATTTTACattaacatatatgtatattttacattttcagaAACGTTCACAGCTTCATGTCACGTGTCGGTGTCACTTTGCTTTGTAGAAGCTTTACAATAAATTCTTTGAATTTTTCTCAATGTTACTGTTTGATGAGTTTTTCTTGCAGCtccacatttaaaataaatcttcTTTGAGCCCGGTAATGACGTAATGGGTTTAATCCAAACATGTTACGCAACTATAAGCCTTCAGTCCCGCCGTCTGTCGTGAGCGTTtactttatatttctttatagaCTTTAAACTCGTTTTCTTTCATAAGTTAAGACGGAGATgaactttaattattatttaaaattctTAATTCTTGCAAGATAAATAAAGCGTCACTGCGGCGATTTTAAGGCCTTTAATGAAGcctttaataaagataatacaAGCTAATAAAGCCTAATAAGGGCAATACAAGCCTTTTATGAAGATAATAAAGCCAAATAAAAGCAGCTGCAGCCGGCCCAAGTTCATTTAGGATCAaatagtttatatttatatttcaggcCCACGCGCTGCGCATCTCCAGCTTTTTTATTCTCAGATATTATCAATTTAAattataactatatatttaatataaagggCGATATATAACGCATGAAAGGGCCGCAGCATGTATAAcctttaaaatacatatttcagaGGACATTTAGATATCCTCCAGGCCTATTTCTGCAGCCGGACGGCCCTTTGCTGCTCGTTCCAGGCGCCACCttatgttcccccccccccccctcgaaaaCCCCGAAACGACGACGTCATTTTTTTGTTACGAGATTATATAAacgaaattaatatatatatatttttaccgTGCTGGAACCCTTTTCCTCATCTGATCGATTTATTGATCACAAAGTGATCTGAACCAAAGTGCCACgtcattgtttttctttctcgcgTGTCTTTCAGACGCGTGACATCAtaaactcctcctctctacccctcttCTATACAACCTTATACTTCCTCCTCATATTAATAACACTAGGAGCATATAGATGTATCTGATTGAATCACTTTAATAAATGTTTTACTCTTTGATACacaattaagaaaataaatgcaGAAACTACACATGAGTAATACACTGAGATTATGTATGCATgaccatatataatatatttatatatatatatatattctataaatatatatacattttttaaattgtatttatatatatatatatatattatatatatatatataatatatatatatagattatatatataatatttatatatagaatatatatatttatatatatatatatatgtatatatatagtatatatattttacatttttttattttatttatatatatatatgatcattCTATATTGTAGGAGAGACATCTTCCTCCAGAGTTTTCATTGTGCTCATTTTACTGTGAAGAGAGAACAAGTAAAGTTCACACAGTGTCACCTGACAGGTGAACTCACACGTTACCTGTTCTCATTCataatcatattatatatttaactgCCTCCTTCAGAGTGAGAACAGTCACTTTGATGTAGAAAAGTTCAGAAAAGTTGTTTAGTTTTGAGTTTATGGCTCTAAAGTCTATATATTCAGACGTGTCTGTGACCTCAGGCCTCtgttattcaaacaatacaaccaGAAGCactaatattaaaaataataacaattagaAAACCAACAAACACCTGCATGtaaatgttattataataaCCCACATATATAAATCACCCTTCAGCCGCCTGCCGTTAGGAATACAGATTATATCTGTTAATGTTATATATTTCCTCACCATCGTTTTGGTggtatcaaacacacacacacacacgcacacacacatacacacgcacactcactcacacacacacacacacacatactcgcacacacacacacacacacacacacacacacacacacacatacacacactcacactcgctctctgtcctctctctctctaaggtCTGTTTGTGGAGGCAGGGGGTTTTGGTGGAAGCCAACAGAGTGGCcattcatcccttcatcccttcatcctaCTCACTCCCCAGGGGGACGGCCCACCTtctgaccctcctcctcctcctcctcctcctcctcctcctcctcctcacccacaCAGTCACCGGCTCATGTTGTGgagatgttttaaataaatcagTCAGTGGTGATACCTGTACCCAGGTtgtccactagatggcgctGCAAACACACCGATGAGCTTTAGAGGACGTTCCACTCACTTGAGTAATcgatcagaatcagctttattggccgcGTACGTGTGACTCCGGGT
The nucleotide sequence above comes from Pseudoliparis swirei isolate HS2019 ecotype Mariana Trench chromosome 24, NWPU_hadal_v1, whole genome shotgun sequence. Encoded proteins:
- the cbx8b gene encoding chromobox protein homolog 8b: MELSAVGERVFAAESIIKRRIRKGRIEYLVKWKGWSPKYSTWEPEENILDSRLFVAFEERERERELYGPKKRGPKPKTFLLKAQDKLKAQSYEFRGVGVRGMHITYPAPEPVAPPRAREGLRAVVPNIFPPGAVNRGPAPSLHGPQTSGPMPTPRFEGHKRRAAEEDEDEEDDEEEEEEEQASDRPHTLAELQGADEMRLLEAVRRHPEPHGHKRHHRHLHHTHKRPHRTDTHRTKDGAAYLAPVHFKHRSKVNPSRRPPPAAAAGPLPRTEKPYFLDRPSPTRLDGVDAAAWRPSVGAMETVLVTDVTTNFLTVTIKESSSSKGFFRDMKRAAGPSPSSR